The following proteins are encoded in a genomic region of Bacillus horti:
- a CDS encoding NAD(P)-dependent malic enzyme, with the protein MATTREESLHLHRKNQGKLEVKSKVPVRNAKDLSLAYSPGVAEPCKDIFDHPKKVYEYTMKGNMVAVVTDGTAVLGLGNIGPAAALPVMEGKAVLFKSFAGVDAFPICLDTTDVDKIVETVKLLEPTFGGVNLEDIAAPNCFEIEERLKKETNIPIFHDDQHGTAIVTLAGLVNALKIIDKDLSEIKVVANGAGAAGIAIIKLLLRMGVKDIIMCDSKGIIYEGRPFGMNAIKEQVARSTNRNRVEGNLADAMKDADVFVGVSVAGALTKEMIQTMHKDPIIFAMANPDPEIMPEDAKAAGAKVIGTGRSDFANQVNNVLAFPGIFRGALDVYATHINEEMKLAAVYAIADLITEEELHADYVIPAPFDPRVAPAVAAAVAKAAMETGVARKQVNPEEVAENTRKLTMIDRE; encoded by the coding sequence GTGGCTACCACTAGAGAAGAATCACTACATTTGCATAGAAAGAATCAAGGAAAACTAGAGGTTAAATCAAAGGTACCTGTTCGCAACGCAAAGGATCTAAGCTTAGCTTATTCTCCAGGTGTGGCTGAACCATGTAAAGATATTTTTGATCACCCTAAGAAGGTTTATGAATATACGATGAAAGGAAACATGGTTGCCGTTGTAACCGATGGTACAGCTGTACTGGGATTAGGAAATATTGGACCAGCTGCTGCGCTACCTGTTATGGAGGGGAAAGCTGTTCTTTTCAAATCATTTGCTGGGGTAGATGCGTTTCCTATCTGTTTGGATACAACAGATGTGGACAAGATAGTAGAAACGGTCAAACTATTAGAGCCAACTTTTGGTGGTGTGAATTTAGAGGATATCGCAGCTCCGAATTGCTTTGAAATTGAGGAGCGATTAAAAAAAGAAACGAATATACCTATCTTCCATGATGATCAGCATGGTACCGCTATCGTTACTTTAGCGGGGCTAGTGAATGCCTTAAAGATTATTGATAAAGATTTAAGTGAGATTAAGGTCGTAGCAAACGGTGCAGGAGCTGCAGGAATTGCTATTATCAAGCTATTATTGCGCATGGGTGTTAAGGATATTATCATGTGTGATTCAAAAGGAATTATCTACGAAGGACGTCCATTTGGCATGAATGCCATTAAGGAACAGGTAGCTCGTTCTACGAATAGAAACCGTGTTGAAGGAAACCTGGCTGACGCGATGAAGGATGCCGATGTTTTTGTAGGTGTATCCGTTGCCGGGGCTTTAACAAAAGAAATGATTCAAACGATGCACAAGGATCCGATTATCTTTGCCATGGCCAATCCTGATCCTGAGATTATGCCGGAGGATGCCAAGGCAGCAGGAGCAAAGGTTATTGGAACGGGACGTTCTGATTTTGCTAATCAAGTGAACAATGTTCTAGCCTTCCCTGGAATATTCAGAGGGGCTTTAGATGTATATGCCACCCATATTAATGAGGAAATGAAGCTTGCAGCCGTGTATGCGATTGCGGATTTAATTACCGAGGAGGAACTACACGCTGATTATGTAATTCCTGCTCCATTTGATCCTAGGGTAGCTCCAGCTGTAGCTGCTGCAGTAGCAAAAGCAGCAATGGAAACTGGAGTAGCAAGAAAACAAGTAAATCCTGAAGAAGTAGCTGAAAATACTAGAAAATTAACGATGATAGATCGTGAATAG
- the accA gene encoding acetyl-CoA carboxylase carboxyl transferase subunit alpha, whose protein sequence is MPGELPFERPLVELQNKINELRSFTSEKDIDFSEEIKRLEEKAVRLSEEIYGHLTPMQRLQIARHPQRPTTLDYVQRIFQSFIEVHGDRQYGDDAAIVTGICMLDGQPITVIGHQKGKDTKENIRRNFGMPHPEGYRKALRAMQQANKFGRPIICFIDTPGAYPGIAAEERGQSEAIARNLREMAGFEVPIICIIIGEGGSGGALAISVGNHIYMLENAVYSTISPEGAAAIIWKDASQAQRAAEAMKITAPDLHQMGIIEGVIAEPRGGAHLNLDEQAAAIKETIQAALEDLKKQNADELVESRYQKFKKIGNFTYKK, encoded by the coding sequence GTGCCAGGTGAATTACCTTTTGAACGTCCCTTGGTTGAACTACAAAATAAAATAAATGAATTAAGAAGTTTTACTTCCGAGAAGGACATAGACTTTTCTGAGGAAATAAAACGCTTAGAGGAAAAAGCAGTCAGGCTGTCTGAAGAAATTTATGGTCATCTTACGCCTATGCAACGCTTACAGATAGCTAGACATCCTCAAAGGCCAACAACTTTGGACTATGTCCAACGTATTTTTCAGTCCTTTATTGAAGTCCATGGAGATCGGCAATATGGTGACGATGCGGCTATTGTAACGGGAATATGTATGCTTGATGGTCAGCCGATTACCGTAATTGGTCATCAAAAGGGAAAAGATACGAAGGAAAACATCAGAAGAAATTTTGGAATGCCTCATCCAGAGGGCTATCGTAAAGCCTTAAGGGCCATGCAGCAAGCAAATAAGTTTGGTAGACCTATTATTTGTTTCATTGATACACCAGGAGCTTATCCTGGGATTGCTGCTGAGGAAAGAGGACAAAGTGAAGCAATCGCTAGAAATCTAAGAGAGATGGCAGGCTTTGAGGTTCCTATTATCTGTATTATTATCGGTGAAGGAGGAAGCGGAGGCGCATTAGCGATTAGTGTAGGCAATCATATATACATGTTAGAAAATGCCGTATACTCCACCATTTCACCAGAGGGAGCAGCTGCTATTATATGGAAGGATGCTTCCCAAGCACAGCGTGCGGCGGAGGCAATGAAAATCACAGCCCCTGATTTGCATCAGATGGGTATTATAGAAGGTGTAATTGCTGAACCTAGAGGTGGGGCACACCTTAATTTGGATGAACAGGCTGCAGCCATTAAAGAAACCATTCAAGCGGCTTTAGAAGATTTGAAGAAGCAGAATGCAGATGAACTGGTTGAATCCCGTTATCAAAAATTTAAGAAGATCGGCAATTTCACATATAAAAAATAA
- the pfkA gene encoding 6-phosphofructokinase, which produces MKRIGVLTSGGDSPGMNAAIRAVVRKSMFHELEVFGIYHGYQGLMNNNIKELDLGSVGDIIHRGGTILGTARSEEFKTDEGQLKAVENLKQHGIDGLVVIGGDGSFRGAEKLSQKGIAAIGVPGTIDNDIPCTDYTIGFDTALNTVIEAIDKIRDTATSHERTFVIEVMGRDAGDLALYSGLADGAETILIPEVEYSIDDVVNRLQRGFERGKKHSIIVVAEGSSGGLKIGEEITEKTGLECRVTVLGHIQRGGSPTAADRVLASRLGSFAVELLLQGEKGKMVGIQNNSLVATPISEALAQKHFVDLSIYKLAKELSI; this is translated from the coding sequence GTGAAAAGAATAGGGGTTTTAACTAGCGGAGGGGATTCTCCAGGGATGAACGCAGCTATCCGAGCTGTAGTCAGAAAATCGATGTTTCATGAGCTAGAAGTATTTGGTATTTATCATGGATACCAAGGTCTAATGAACAACAACATAAAAGAATTAGACTTAGGCTCAGTTGGAGACATTATCCACAGAGGTGGAACGATTCTAGGAACGGCACGTAGCGAGGAGTTCAAAACAGATGAAGGGCAGCTAAAGGCGGTAGAGAATTTAAAGCAGCACGGCATCGACGGGCTTGTAGTTATTGGTGGGGACGGCTCTTTCCGTGGAGCAGAAAAGCTTAGTCAAAAAGGAATTGCTGCTATTGGTGTTCCAGGAACTATTGATAATGACATCCCTTGTACTGATTATACGATTGGCTTCGATACAGCTTTGAATACAGTCATTGAGGCAATCGATAAAATTCGTGATACGGCTACTAGTCATGAAAGAACATTCGTCATTGAGGTCATGGGGCGCGATGCGGGGGATTTAGCGCTATACTCGGGTCTGGCAGACGGAGCTGAAACGATCCTGATTCCAGAGGTTGAATATTCCATTGATGACGTAGTAAACCGATTACAGAGAGGTTTTGAAAGAGGGAAGAAGCATAGTATTATTGTGGTAGCTGAGGGCTCTAGCGGTGGTTTGAAGATTGGGGAAGAAATTACAGAGAAAACCGGCCTTGAATGCAGAGTAACTGTATTAGGGCATATTCAGCGTGGAGGCTCCCCAACAGCTGCCGATCGAGTTCTTGCTAGTCGCTTAGGCTCCTTTGCTGTTGAGCTTTTGCTACAGGGAGAAAAGGGGAAAATGGTAGGCATACAGAATAACAGCTTAGTAGCCACACCTATTTCAGAAGCACTTGCTCAGAAGCACTTTGTTGATTTATCTATATATAAATTAGCTAAGGAACTATCCATCTAG
- a CDS encoding Cof-type HAD-IIB family hydrolase gives MTKKPYLIAVDLDGTLLTDNKTISTRTKQSLHQAVKQGHKVVISTGRPFRSSEMYYKELGLDTPIVNFNGALVHHPLHPEWGVFHSPLEANIAKQIIQTAGEFGVQNIMVEVMDDVYLKEHDEVLLQSFFDPTIEITLLSDSFHKDPTSVLIHPYEHNVDKLREFLDQHHAEVVEHRKWGAPWNVIEIIRKGLSKAVGLERVCHSFDIPAERVIAFGDEDNDFEMIQFAGVGVAMGNAIADLKERANEITLTNEEDGIAHFLEKNLL, from the coding sequence ATGACGAAAAAACCATACTTAATTGCTGTTGATCTAGATGGTACACTTTTAACAGACAACAAAACGATTAGTACAAGAACTAAGCAGTCCCTGCATCAAGCGGTTAAACAGGGACATAAAGTTGTGATTTCAACTGGAAGACCCTTTCGCTCCAGTGAAATGTATTATAAGGAGCTAGGACTTGATACTCCCATTGTAAATTTTAATGGAGCCTTGGTTCACCATCCATTACATCCTGAGTGGGGGGTGTTCCACTCTCCTTTAGAGGCTAATATAGCTAAGCAAATTATCCAAACGGCTGGTGAGTTTGGTGTACAAAATATAATGGTAGAGGTTATGGATGATGTCTATTTGAAAGAGCATGATGAAGTACTCCTTCAATCTTTTTTCGACCCTACTATTGAGATCACGTTGCTGTCGGATAGTTTTCATAAAGACCCTACATCTGTACTTATTCACCCGTATGAGCATAATGTGGACAAGCTAAGAGAATTTTTAGATCAGCATCACGCTGAGGTTGTAGAGCATCGTAAATGGGGCGCTCCTTGGAACGTCATTGAAATCATTCGTAAGGGATTAAGCAAGGCGGTTGGACTTGAACGAGTGTGTCACAGCTTTGATATCCCTGCTGAGCGCGTTATTGCCTTTGGTGATGAGGATAATGATTTCGAAATGATCCAGTTTGCGGGAGTAGGGGTAGCCATGGGTAATGCCATTGCTGACTTGAAAGAACGAGCCAATGAGATTACCCTAACAAATGAAGAGGATGGAATTGCCCACTTCTTAGAAAAGAATCTGCTCTAG
- the accD gene encoding acetyl-CoA carboxylase, carboxyltransferase subunit beta: protein MLKDLFGKKRKYATIPSEQAKKEIPEGLMVKCKQCGSILYTKELTKNLHVCSTCQFHFPLSAAERLAILLDGGEYQEIDADMISVDPLGFPDYADRLAATTKKTGLNEAIITCEGKIKGHPVVVGVMDSRFIMASMGSVVGEKITNAIEQAIEKKIPFLLFSASGGARMQEGILSLMQMAKTSAALSKLDKEKGLFISILTHPTYGGVSASFASLGDYNIAEPGALIGFAGRRVIEQTIRQKLPEDFQTAEFQLKHGQLDMIVERKELRDQLGTILEIHST, encoded by the coding sequence GTGTTAAAGGATCTGTTTGGGAAAAAAAGAAAATATGCAACAATACCTTCGGAGCAAGCGAAAAAGGAAATTCCTGAAGGGCTTATGGTGAAATGTAAGCAATGTGGAAGCATTCTTTATACGAAGGAGCTAACTAAAAACCTACACGTTTGCTCAACCTGTCAGTTCCATTTTCCGCTTTCAGCGGCTGAACGCTTAGCCATATTGCTGGACGGAGGCGAGTATCAGGAAATTGATGCCGACATGATTTCTGTTGACCCACTTGGATTTCCAGATTATGCTGATCGTTTAGCGGCTACTACGAAAAAAACTGGCTTAAATGAAGCCATTATTACCTGTGAAGGGAAAATTAAAGGGCATCCCGTTGTTGTTGGTGTGATGGATTCTCGCTTTATCATGGCTAGTATGGGTTCAGTTGTAGGGGAAAAAATAACAAACGCGATTGAGCAGGCTATTGAAAAAAAGATTCCTTTCCTACTTTTTTCCGCCTCTGGTGGAGCTAGAATGCAGGAGGGAATCCTAAGCCTGATGCAAATGGCGAAAACAAGTGCAGCTCTTTCTAAATTAGATAAGGAAAAGGGACTGTTTATCTCTATTCTGACACATCCTACATATGGTGGAGTTTCTGCTAGCTTCGCCTCTTTAGGTGATTATAATATAGCTGAGCCAGGAGCTTTAATAGGGTTCGCTGGAAGGCGTGTTATTGAACAAACGATTCGCCAAAAGCTCCCTGAGGATTTTCAAACGGCTGAGTTTCAATTGAAGCATGGTCAGCTTGATATGATTGTTGAGAGAAAAGAGCTTCGTGATCAGTTAGGCACTATTTTAGAGATTCATTCGACCTAG
- a CDS encoding YtrH family sporulation protein: protein MTFMVTIILDLFVAFGVLVGGCLIGGLGAFLIGEPPFVIMESLADKIKIWAVVAAIGGTMDTLSAIERGFLSGAHGEIIKHVLFICSAFIGAHLGTIVIKWFVGSELL, encoded by the coding sequence ATGACTTTTATGGTGACCATTATCCTTGATCTATTCGTTGCGTTTGGTGTTCTCGTCGGGGGCTGTTTAATTGGTGGGCTTGGGGCCTTTTTAATTGGCGAGCCTCCGTTTGTGATCATGGAATCACTGGCGGACAAAATTAAAATATGGGCTGTTGTTGCCGCTATTGGGGGAACAATGGACACTCTTTCGGCAATTGAACGAGGGTTCTTATCGGGAGCTCATGGTGAAATTATAAAGCACGTCCTGTTTATTTGTAGTGCCTTTATTGGTGCTCATCTAGGAACCATTGTGATCAAATGGTTTGTAGGAAGTGAGCTACTGTGA
- a CDS encoding sensor histidine kinase, with protein sequence MIFGIGKSLFRRLILSFMVTVLIGLGIVGIIISYLVKGYIFESTQEEMLRKAKIVNLSIQDMSINAAETEQFLLFLDQSFNSRIWVFDRDGKIISTSTRDEVTIGKSVATSIVGRVLRGENVVSRLSFEGLNEPMLSVVVPWGKEDVVYGGIVLHSPVVGINKTVMKIRETVILTSVFGIILSTAMVSFLSWSISRPLREIDRTASKISVGNYSERINIDSEDEIGDLANTINTMAEKLEKIDYERNKLDQMRNDFLANVSHELRTPLTAMQGFLEALQDGLVEKEESRKKYYDVMYKETLHMSRLVEDIFDLIKLEHNEISLDRSPVHIGSILNKVAFKFKQQADEKGLEINVRADDTLESVYADRDRLEQIVANLVKNALKFTEHGGVTLEAYSDNDKMKLVISDTGIGVSKDDQELIWERFFKVDRGRSKENKGTGLGLAIVKELVDMHQGTIKMESQLGEGTTFTLWLPLFTPKDKNTSTIKSRS encoded by the coding sequence ATGATATTTGGTATCGGAAAAAGCTTATTTCGCAGACTCATTTTAAGTTTTATGGTGACAGTTTTGATCGGCTTAGGCATTGTAGGAATTATTATTTCCTATTTAGTTAAGGGATATATTTTTGAATCAACTCAAGAAGAAATGCTCCGTAAAGCGAAGATTGTAAATCTATCTATACAGGATATGTCTATTAATGCAGCAGAGACAGAGCAATTTTTGCTGTTTTTGGATCAGTCCTTTAACTCAAGGATATGGGTATTTGATCGAGATGGAAAAATCATTTCCACCTCTACTCGTGATGAAGTGACCATCGGAAAATCCGTTGCTACTTCTATCGTTGGTAGGGTTCTTAGGGGCGAAAATGTAGTTAGTCGCTTAAGCTTTGAAGGTCTTAATGAGCCAATGCTATCTGTTGTTGTGCCTTGGGGTAAGGAGGATGTGGTGTATGGGGGAATTGTCCTCCATTCTCCAGTTGTCGGGATAAATAAAACCGTTATGAAAATTAGGGAAACGGTTATACTAACCTCTGTTTTTGGGATTATTCTTTCGACAGCAATGGTTTCCTTCCTCTCATGGTCCATTTCTCGCCCCCTTCGTGAAATTGATCGTACGGCATCAAAAATTTCAGTTGGTAATTACTCAGAGAGAATTAATATTGACTCAGAGGATGAGATAGGAGATTTGGCAAATACCATTAATACGATGGCTGAGAAGCTAGAGAAAATCGACTATGAGCGAAACAAGCTAGACCAAATGCGTAATGATTTCTTAGCGAACGTTTCCCATGAATTGCGCACACCATTAACGGCTATGCAGGGATTCTTAGAAGCGTTGCAGGACGGACTTGTTGAAAAAGAAGAAAGCCGTAAGAAATATTATGATGTGATGTACAAAGAAACCTTGCATATGAGTAGGCTAGTAGAGGATATTTTTGATTTAATTAAGCTTGAGCATAATGAAATCTCATTAGATCGATCCCCTGTTCATATAGGCTCTATATTAAACAAGGTAGCCTTTAAATTTAAACAGCAGGCAGATGAGAAAGGGCTAGAAATCAATGTTCGAGCTGACGATACGTTAGAGAGTGTGTATGCTGACCGTGATCGCTTGGAGCAAATTGTAGCAAACTTAGTTAAAAATGCCCTAAAGTTTACAGAGCATGGTGGCGTTACATTAGAGGCATACAGTGACAACGATAAAATGAAGCTTGTTATTTCAGATACTGGAATTGGAGTTTCTAAGGATGATCAGGAGCTGATTTGGGAGAGGTTTTTCAAGGTAGATCGTGGTCGTTCAAAGGAGAACAAAGGAACTGGATTAGGTTTGGCTATTGTGAAAGAGCTTGTAGATATGCACCAGGGTACGATAAAAATGGAGAGTCAATTAGGTGAGGGAACAACCTTTACATTATGGCTCCCTCTGTTCACCCCGAAGGATAAAAACACTTCTACCATTAAATCTAGATCATAA
- a CDS encoding DNA polymerase III subunit alpha: MEGQEFVHLHVHSEYSLLDGASRIDQLIQEAKRLDMKALALTDHGVMYGAIPFYKACKANGLKPIIGVEVYVTNAPLEERATKGKLKLHHLLLLAENYEGYQNLMKLTTKAHLHGFYYKPRVTKEWLQKHHKGLICLSACLAGEVQQALLTGQPDEAKAIALEHQQIFGVENYFLELQDHGMSEQKILNQRLMKLAQETGIPLVITNDVHYTLKKDAVAHDCLLCIGTGKKVAEDDRLKFPSPEFYLKSAEEMKNLFPYAAEAFHNTARIAERCNLDIPMGVEILPAFPVPEGKSALHYLAEVCHQGVTTRYSVITEEISQRLEYELSVIGQMGYADYFLIVWDFMEFAHRNGIITGPGRGSAAGSLVAYVLNITNVDPMKYKLLFERFLNPERISMPDIDIDFSDRRRDEVIQYVARKYGKEHVAQIITFGTLGAKAAIRDVGRALDVPLTLVNRVSKLIPYSYGMNLERAIKESEQLQRLMEEDEQIKQLIHTAKQLEGTARHTSTHAAGVVISEEPLTHYVPLQEGHEDVALTQYAMEDLEDIGLLKMDFLGLRNLSLLEEILQIINQNVSSEEPLTLEQIPMEDDKTFQLLCEGDTSGIFQLESDGMRSVLRRLKPSSFEDIIAVLALYRPGPMENIPMFIDAKHGRIEVEYPHQDLIPILEDTYGIIVYQEQIMQIASSMAGFSLGEADLLRRAVGKKKRDLLDQERTHFVEGCIKQGYNPEVAEHVYDLIARFANYGFNRSHSAAYAVIAYQLAYLKAHYPVAFIASLLSTSIGHADKVSDYLKQASYRGIDVLPPSIQSSGAYFTVEEGQIRLGLNVIKNVGLPAIREIVEARTKQPFKNLLDFCQRVSLKVCNRKVIESLIMAGAFDQLDMHRAQALGNLDHILEMAEQAQGQGVSDQLFFFADELPDDYKWVEIPPFTALEQLKLEKDILGFYLSGHPLDVFRQRAKSYQATFIPDLSDKEGSMVRTIGIIQKVKRIRTKKGEPMAFATIEDQGGELELVLFPKIFQDHIPLFEEGNMVFIEGTLEAKLKDEGSQLIVSKVLELSSLPDPKERDIQETNEDSKVLEQLFIKIEAKAENSEKLQALKDQLLKHSNGETPVYLYYVQNKKLLHVEGVYVRVDPKLIQRIEQILGYDQAAILKQDS, encoded by the coding sequence ATGGAAGGACAAGAATTTGTTCATTTACACGTCCATAGTGAATATAGTTTATTAGATGGGGCTAGTCGCATCGACCAACTCATTCAAGAAGCTAAGAGGCTGGATATGAAAGCCCTAGCTTTAACTGACCATGGGGTGATGTACGGTGCCATTCCCTTTTATAAAGCCTGTAAAGCAAATGGGCTTAAACCTATTATTGGTGTCGAGGTTTATGTGACGAATGCTCCTTTGGAAGAAAGGGCAACAAAGGGGAAATTAAAGCTCCATCATCTTCTTCTACTAGCCGAGAATTACGAAGGCTATCAAAACCTGATGAAGCTTACAACGAAGGCTCATCTTCATGGTTTTTATTACAAACCGCGAGTGACAAAGGAATGGCTTCAGAAGCATCATAAGGGCTTAATATGCTTAAGTGCTTGCTTGGCTGGTGAAGTACAGCAAGCCCTTCTCACCGGCCAGCCTGATGAAGCGAAAGCGATTGCTTTAGAGCACCAACAGATTTTTGGAGTAGAAAATTACTTTTTAGAGCTGCAGGATCACGGTATGTCCGAGCAAAAAATATTAAACCAGAGACTGATGAAGCTAGCTCAGGAAACGGGGATCCCACTTGTCATCACGAATGATGTCCATTATACATTGAAAAAGGATGCTGTAGCTCACGACTGTTTGTTATGTATCGGGACAGGTAAGAAGGTTGCTGAGGATGATCGTTTAAAGTTTCCTAGTCCTGAGTTTTACTTGAAAAGTGCTGAAGAGATGAAGAATCTATTTCCTTACGCAGCTGAAGCTTTCCATAACACAGCCCGAATTGCTGAACGCTGTAACCTTGACATCCCCATGGGAGTAGAAATCCTGCCAGCGTTTCCCGTGCCGGAAGGGAAGTCAGCCCTACACTATTTGGCAGAGGTTTGCCACCAGGGAGTTACAACTCGCTATTCAGTGATAACGGAAGAAATAAGTCAGAGATTAGAATATGAGCTTTCTGTCATAGGTCAAATGGGCTATGCGGATTACTTCTTAATTGTCTGGGACTTTATGGAGTTTGCCCATCGAAATGGAATCATCACAGGTCCAGGACGTGGATCTGCTGCAGGAAGCCTAGTGGCTTATGTGTTAAATATAACAAATGTTGATCCAATGAAGTACAAGCTGCTATTTGAAAGGTTTCTAAACCCTGAGCGAATTAGCATGCCCGATATAGATATTGATTTTTCAGATCGAAGAAGAGATGAGGTTATTCAATACGTTGCAAGGAAGTATGGGAAGGAGCATGTTGCCCAAATTATTACATTCGGTACGCTTGGGGCGAAAGCAGCTATACGAGATGTAGGACGTGCTTTGGATGTACCTTTAACCTTAGTTAATCGTGTTTCAAAGCTGATCCCCTACAGCTATGGCATGAACCTTGAACGGGCCATTAAGGAGTCTGAGCAGCTTCAGCGCTTAATGGAGGAGGATGAACAAATTAAGCAGCTTATTCATACGGCTAAGCAGCTTGAGGGAACAGCAAGGCATACGTCCACTCATGCAGCAGGAGTTGTTATTTCTGAAGAGCCGCTTACCCATTATGTTCCTTTACAGGAAGGGCACGAAGATGTAGCTTTAACCCAATATGCGATGGAAGACCTAGAGGACATTGGACTATTAAAAATGGATTTCTTGGGTCTTAGAAATCTGTCATTGCTAGAGGAAATCCTCCAAATTATTAATCAAAACGTTTCTAGTGAGGAACCCCTTACCTTAGAGCAGATTCCTATGGAGGATGACAAGACATTTCAGCTTTTATGTGAAGGTGATACGTCAGGCATCTTTCAGTTAGAATCTGATGGGATGAGAAGTGTCTTAAGGAGATTAAAGCCAAGTAGCTTTGAGGATATTATTGCTGTACTCGCTCTATATCGTCCAGGCCCCATGGAAAACATACCTATGTTTATTGATGCGAAGCATGGACGAATAGAGGTTGAGTATCCTCATCAGGATTTAATTCCAATACTAGAGGATACGTATGGAATTATCGTCTATCAAGAGCAGATCATGCAGATTGCTTCTAGTATGGCTGGTTTTTCCCTTGGAGAGGCTGATTTATTAAGACGAGCTGTGGGGAAGAAAAAGAGAGATTTGCTAGATCAGGAGCGAACCCATTTCGTTGAAGGATGTATCAAGCAAGGCTATAATCCAGAGGTTGCCGAGCATGTATATGACCTCATTGCTCGATTTGCTAATTACGGCTTTAATCGTTCTCATTCTGCTGCATATGCTGTTATTGCTTACCAATTAGCTTATTTAAAGGCCCACTACCCTGTGGCTTTCATTGCCTCTCTTCTGTCAACCTCTATTGGACATGCAGATAAGGTTTCTGATTACTTAAAGCAGGCTTCCTATAGAGGAATTGATGTACTACCTCCTTCCATTCAAAGTAGTGGGGCTTACTTTACAGTAGAGGAAGGACAAATTAGGCTAGGACTCAATGTGATAAAAAATGTCGGTCTTCCTGCTATTCGTGAGATCGTCGAGGCAAGAACGAAGCAGCCCTTCAAAAATCTGTTGGATTTTTGTCAAAGGGTTAGTCTAAAGGTTTGTAATCGTAAGGTGATAGAATCCTTAATAATGGCTGGAGCCTTTGATCAATTGGATATGCATCGTGCTCAGGCGTTAGGGAATCTTGATCATATTCTAGAAATGGCAGAACAAGCACAAGGGCAAGGAGTAAGCGACCAACTGTTTTTCTTTGCCGATGAACTACCAGATGATTATAAATGGGTGGAAATTCCTCCATTCACAGCTCTTGAGCAATTGAAGCTAGAGAAGGATATTTTAGGCTTCTACCTATCTGGTCACCCGCTTGATGTATTTCGTCAGAGAGCTAAAAGCTATCAAGCTACCTTTATCCCTGATCTAAGTGATAAAGAAGGGAGCATGGTACGAACCATAGGCATCATTCAAAAGGTGAAGAGGATTAGAACGAAAAAGGGGGAGCCGATGGCTTTTGCTACGATTGAGGATCAGGGGGGAGAGCTGGAGCTTGTTCTTTTTCCGAAAATTTTTCAGGATCATATTCCTCTTTTTGAAGAAGGAAACATGGTGTTTATTGAAGGAACGCTTGAAGCCAAGCTAAAGGATGAAGGCTCACAGCTTATTGTCTCTAAAGTGCTTGAGCTTTCTAGTCTTCCAGATCCAAAGGAGAGAGACATTCAAGAAACGAACGAAGACTCAAAAGTGTTGGAACAGCTTTTTATAAAAATAGAGGCAAAAGCGGAAAATAGTGAAAAACTACAAGCCCTAAAAGATCAATTATTAAAGCATTCCAATGGGGAAACACCTGTCTATCTGTATTATGTACAAAATAAGAAGCTTCTGCATGTAGAGGGTGTTTACGTCCGTGTCGATCCAAAGCTGATTCAGAGGATTGAGCAGATATTAGGCTATGACCAAGCGGCTATCCTCAAGCAGGATTCATAG
- a CDS encoding glutamate decarboxylase: MWTVIYIAPSMKMAEKIQHRLADEGFLCKVRQSQHGKQFEILVPEAEIEEIREILSSILQ, from the coding sequence ATGTGGACGGTCATTTATATAGCACCTAGTATGAAAATGGCAGAAAAAATACAACACCGTCTCGCTGATGAAGGATTTTTATGTAAGGTAAGACAAAGTCAGCATGGAAAGCAATTTGAAATTCTTGTTCCTGAGGCAGAGATCGAGGAAATAAGAGAAATTCTTAGCTCCATACTGCAATAA